The following proteins are co-located in the Telopea speciosissima isolate NSW1024214 ecotype Mountain lineage chromosome 9, Tspe_v1, whole genome shotgun sequence genome:
- the LOC122640742 gene encoding protein TIFY 5A-like, which translates to MKEMTLPLSVRRRNCNLDLRLPPAGIDFLAATTGSGDAPITERSDVETPQQLTIFYNGRICVCDVTELQARTIICLARREMEERMNTPRSAEPVSPLQSQLQSPAGLSMKRSLQQFLQKRKNRMQATSPYKQQ; encoded by the exons ATGAAAGAGATGACTCTCCCACTCTCagtgagaagaagaaactgTAACCTTGACCTCCGGCTTCCTCCGGCCGGAATTGATTTTCTTGCGGCCACGACCGGTTCCGGCGATGCCCCCAT AACTGAGAGATCAGACGTGGAGACCCCACAACAACTCACCATTTTCTACAATGGGCGCATTTGTGTCTGTGATGTTACAGAGCTTCAG GCTAGAACAATTATATGTTTGGCaagaagagagatggaagaaaggatGAACACGCCGCGATCGGCGGAGCCGGTCTCACCATTGCAGTCCCAGCTTCAGAGTCCGGCGGGTCTGTCAATGAAGAGATCACTGCAACAATTcttgcagaaaagaaagaataggatGCAAGCTACTTCCCCTTACAAGCAGCAATGA